The proteins below are encoded in one region of Rhizophagus irregularis chromosome 13, complete sequence:
- a CDS encoding GTPase Ypt5 codes for MSTTNNRQNAQASGKLYQFKLVLLGESAVGKSSLVLRFVKDQFDDYRESTIGAAFLTQTISLDDNTTVKFEIWDTAGQERYKSLAPMYYRNANCAVVVYDITQPSSLDKAKSWVKELQRQADPNIVIALAGNKSDLNARRAIDSEEAQAYATDTGLLFFETSAKTAVNVNELFTSIAKKMPLEQLAANSRGRGSGLKQRGVDLTSPTPANNCSC; via the exons atGTCAACCACAAACAACAGACAAAACGCTCAGGCTTCTGGCAAATTGTACCAATTCAAGCTTGTTTTATTAG GCGAATCAGCAGTCGGTAAATCAAG CTTGGTATTACGTTTTGTTAAAGACCAATTCGATGACTACAGGGAAAGTACTATTGGAG CTGCGTTTCTCACGCAGACAATTAGTTTAGATGATAATACAACGGTAAAATTTGAAATCtg GGATACGGCAGGTCAAGAACGTTATAAG AGCTTGGCGCCAATGTATTACAGAAATGCAAATTGTGCGGTAGTTGTATATGATATAACTCAACCT TCTTCTCTGGATAAAGCGAAATCATGGGTAAAAGAATTGCAAAGACAAGCTGATCCGAATATTGTCATTGCACTTGCTGGTAATAAGAGTGATTTGAATGCTCGCCGGGCCATTGATTCTGAG GAGGCTCAGGCTTATGCGACAGATACCGGtcttttgttttttgaaaCATCCGCAAAGACAGCTGTTAATGTCAacgaattatttacatcaatag CGAAGAAAATGCCACTTGAACAATTAGCTGCTAATTCACGCGGACGAGGTTCTGGCTTGAAACAAAGAGGAGTCGATTTGACAAGTCCTACACCAGCTAATAACTGCTCATGTTAA